A single window of Flagellimonas maritima DNA harbors:
- a CDS encoding amidophosphoribosyltransferase, with protein MSDPIKHECGISLIRLLKPLEYYKEKYGTAFYGVNKMYLMMEKQHNRGQDGAGFASIKLDMEPGERYMSRIRSAQQQPIQDIFDQINQRINNALAQNPEYHNDVALQKKNIPYVGELLMGHVRYGTFGKNSIESVHPFLRQNNWMHRNLIVAGNFNMTNVDELFGNLVTLGQHPKEMADTVTVMEKIGHFLDDAVAKLYKQIKKEGHNKREASPLIAERLNVAKILTKASKNWDGGYAMAGLLGHGDAFVVRDPAGIRPSYYYKDDEIVAVASERPVIQTVFNVKYDEIKELDPGHAIIIKKSGSVQLKEILEPTERKACSFERIYFSRGSDKEIYQERKMLGKLVFPQILKSINEDLVNTVFSYIPNTAETSFFGMVKEAQNYLNKRKEEQILALGSNITGEELHEILDVRPRIEKVAIKDAKLRTFITQDSNRDDLVTHVYDISYGSVNENDNLVIIDDSIVRGTTLKKSILKILDRLSPKKIVVVSSAPQIRYPDCYGIDMAKLEDFVAFKATQALHEDHGTTYQIKEIYEKCLKQLDSNDENVVNYVKEFYAPFSSEQISKKIAEILSPEDINAEVDIIYQNIENLHSACPKNLGDWYFTGNYPTPGGNKVVNRAFINFYEGKNQRAY; from the coding sequence ATGAGTGATCCCATTAAGCACGAGTGCGGAATATCATTGATCCGTTTACTTAAACCATTGGAATACTACAAAGAAAAGTACGGCACAGCTTTTTATGGTGTAAACAAGATGTACCTGATGATGGAGAAACAGCACAACCGAGGGCAGGATGGTGCCGGTTTTGCGAGTATCAAATTAGATATGGAACCAGGAGAGCGCTATATGAGCAGAATACGTTCCGCACAACAACAGCCCATTCAGGATATTTTTGACCAAATCAATCAGCGAATCAATAATGCCCTTGCCCAAAATCCCGAATATCATAATGATGTGGCGCTCCAAAAAAAGAATATCCCTTATGTAGGAGAACTTTTGATGGGCCACGTTCGCTATGGAACTTTTGGAAAAAACAGTATAGAGAGCGTTCATCCATTTTTAAGACAGAACAATTGGATGCACCGTAACCTTATTGTTGCGGGAAACTTTAACATGACCAATGTTGATGAACTTTTTGGGAATCTTGTTACTCTTGGACAGCACCCCAAAGAAATGGCAGATACGGTAACCGTGATGGAAAAGATAGGTCATTTTTTGGACGATGCGGTAGCCAAACTGTATAAACAAATCAAAAAGGAAGGACATAACAAAAGAGAGGCATCCCCATTGATTGCGGAACGATTGAACGTTGCCAAAATATTGACCAAAGCTTCAAAGAACTGGGACGGTGGTTATGCCATGGCAGGCTTATTGGGTCACGGCGATGCCTTTGTGGTAAGAGACCCTGCAGGAATACGCCCTAGCTATTATTATAAAGATGATGAGATTGTTGCTGTTGCTTCTGAAAGACCTGTGATTCAGACCGTGTTCAATGTAAAGTATGATGAAATTAAGGAATTAGACCCGGGACATGCCATAATCATTAAGAAGAGCGGAAGTGTTCAGCTAAAAGAAATTTTGGAGCCTACTGAAAGGAAAGCGTGTTCTTTTGAGCGTATCTATTTCTCAAGGGGCAGTGACAAAGAGATTTATCAAGAACGAAAAATGTTGGGTAAACTGGTATTTCCCCAAATCTTAAAATCAATTAATGAAGATTTGGTTAATACCGTGTTTTCCTATATACCCAATACTGCGGAAACCTCTTTTTTTGGAATGGTAAAGGAGGCACAGAATTACCTCAACAAAAGAAAGGAAGAACAAATTTTAGCTCTGGGCTCAAATATTACAGGCGAAGAGCTTCATGAAATCTTAGACGTAAGACCTCGTATTGAAAAAGTCGCCATAAAAGATGCTAAATTAAGAACATTCATTACGCAGGACAGCAATAGGGACGACCTAGTGACCCATGTTTATGATATTTCCTATGGCTCTGTTAATGAAAACGACAATTTGGTCATAATAGATGATAGTATAGTAAGAGGGACAACACTTAAAAAAAGTATTTTAAAAATTCTTGATAGATTATCTCCAAAAAAGATAGTTGTGGTCTCTTCTGCTCCACAAATTAGATATCCCGACTGTTATGGTATCGATATGGCCAAGTTAGAGGATTTTGTAGCTTTTAAAGCGACTCAAGCGCTTCATGAAGACCATGGAACCACGTATCAAATAAAGGAGATTTATGAAAAGTGCTTAAAACAATTGGACTCAAATGATGAAAATGTAGTGAACTACGTAAAAGAATTCTACGCACCTTTCTCATCTGAGCAAATTTCAAAAAAAATAGCTGAGATATTGAGTCCAGAAGATATAAATGCGGAAGTGGATATCATTTACCAGAACATAGAGAACCTGCACAGTGCTTGTCCAAAAAATTTAGGCGATTGGTATTTTACGGGAAATTATCCAACACCTGGTGGAAATAAGGTAGTCAATAGGGCCTTTATCAATTTTTATGAAGGGAAGAACCAAAGGGCTTATTAG
- a CDS encoding superoxide dismutase: MAFELPKLPYAYDALEPHIDARTMEIHHTKHHNGYTTKLNGAIEGTDMEGKEIHDILSGLDMSNSAVRNNGGGFYNHSLFWEVMSPDGGGKPSGDLATAIDDAFGSFDEFKEKFSTAAGSRFGSGWAWLCVHKGGKLEVCSTPNQDNPIMPNTECGGHPILGLDVWEHAYYLNYQNKRPDYVSAFFNVINWDKVSENYNSGK, from the coding sequence ATGGCTTTTGAACTACCAAAATTACCCTATGCATATGATGCTTTGGAACCTCATATAGATGCAAGGACAATGGAAATACATCATACCAAGCATCATAATGGATATACTACCAAATTAAATGGGGCAATTGAGGGAACTGACATGGAAGGAAAGGAAATCCATGATATCTTATCAGGACTGGACATGTCCAATAGTGCAGTGAGAAACAATGGTGGTGGATTTTATAACCATTCACTTTTTTGGGAAGTGATGTCCCCAGATGGAGGAGGCAAACCAAGTGGTGACCTTGCCACTGCAATTGATGACGCTTTTGGTTCTTTTGATGAATTCAAGGAAAAGTTCAGTACTGCAGCAGGTTCTAGATTTGGTTCTGGTTGGGCCTGGCTATGTGTTCACAAGGGAGGAAAGTTGGAAGTTTGCTCTACACCGAACCAAGACAATCCCATTATGCCAAACACTGAATGTGGGGGTCACCCAATTTTGGGATTGGATGTATGGGAACATGCTTATTATCTAAATTATCAGAACAAAAGGCCCGATTATGTTTCTGCATTTTTTAATGTAATCAATTGGGATAAAGTTTCTGAGAATTATAATTCAGGTAAATAA
- a CDS encoding UvrD-helicase domain-containing protein, whose amino-acid sequence MKILLAFSNFKIYSASAGSGKTYTLTKAYLKLLLGNDSPTKFRQILAITFTNKAVAEMKTRILESLYSFSIADNGLKPIPLFVEICKELSLSAEQLQKKSKLVLKRILHNYSFFEISTIDKFNHKIIKTFARDLQLSQNFEVELDTESLLEEAVGQLLERAGNDKELTEVLIAFSLEKINDDKSWDIAYDLMEIGKLLFQENHSTHLEKLRSKSLKDFNTIKKNIASQIKSIEKGVVEGAKKLLQEIDRLGFAPSDFPRQTLPNHFKKIVGGEFNTKNLYNNKLEQNLIDNKVLKATDKRETIHLAALVLEGFLSIKQSLYRRGYLKNIYGNIVPLTVLNEIAKELKNIQDERDIIPISSMNNLLSNEIRNQPVPFIYERMGEKYRHFFIDEFQDTSKMQWDNLVPLISNALESENDKKEQGSLFLVGDVKQAIYRWRGGRAEQFLNLLTNKSYPFVVKPEIRTLDKNWRSHDEIVNFNNEFFTLIAPILKRDAYTKLFLEDCNQKTNNKPGGYVQLSFLEKNLENKEEVYCNEVLKAIGKVTSKNHPYADICVLVRDNKKGMLLADFLSGNNIPIISSDALLLANNEKIIFLISLLKVIENENDKEAAYQVLNYLAAIDHETHEFISTNIARLEKLFSENYGFNIQNLRSVSVFNILESAIIQFDLSEDTSAYLAFLMDEVLVVERRDGPDIHSFLKYWEQKKESLSIAAPDGINAVKIMTVHKAKGLEFPIVIFPFANSIIDDKRKKKKSWVAATEAEKNLGLDEFLLNVNRELLDYNELTAQAYIDESKKTELDSINVLYVALTRAEKWLFIISEEGTDIPSINNALSYSDLFRYYLHESGQRPNNEGAFAFGALSSNTDDDVQSAEIQNHINYITRGKEDVGFAISTKSSQLWDDEKGDAIEMGNLIHLALSHIKTVDDVRNVMEDLKLSGDIPVDFATHIEQKIFDVINHPELCEYFSSDYEIRNEQEILTTGGESLRPDRIAIKGTQVTVIDYKTGRPSPSHKHQIARYAQILKEMDFEIKYTIIVYIDQKINPIFP is encoded by the coding sequence ATGAAAATTCTTTTGGCTTTTTCCAATTTTAAAATATATAGTGCTTCAGCCGGTTCAGGTAAGACATACACATTGACCAAAGCATATTTAAAGTTGTTGCTCGGCAATGATTCGCCAACTAAGTTCAGACAGATTCTGGCCATCACTTTCACCAACAAGGCCGTAGCGGAAATGAAGACACGTATTTTGGAAAGTTTGTATAGTTTCAGTATTGCAGACAATGGTCTAAAACCAATTCCTTTATTTGTTGAGATTTGTAAAGAACTTTCTTTGAGTGCCGAGCAATTGCAAAAAAAATCAAAGCTGGTTTTAAAAAGGATTCTACATAATTATTCTTTTTTCGAAATTTCTACAATTGATAAATTCAACCATAAAATTATAAAGACGTTTGCTCGCGATCTTCAGCTTTCACAAAATTTTGAAGTAGAGCTGGATACGGAATCGCTTTTGGAAGAAGCTGTTGGCCAATTGTTGGAAAGAGCTGGGAACGATAAAGAACTTACGGAAGTTTTGATTGCTTTTTCCTTGGAAAAAATAAACGATGACAAAAGTTGGGACATTGCTTATGACCTTATGGAAATTGGAAAACTGCTCTTTCAGGAAAACCATTCCACACATTTGGAAAAACTAAGGTCAAAATCATTAAAAGATTTTAATACTATTAAGAAAAATATTGCATCCCAAATAAAATCAATTGAGAAAGGAGTTGTTGAAGGTGCAAAAAAATTGCTTCAAGAAATAGATCGTTTAGGATTTGCTCCGTCAGATTTTCCAAGACAGACACTTCCCAACCATTTTAAAAAGATAGTTGGCGGAGAGTTCAATACCAAAAATTTGTACAATAACAAGCTGGAACAAAACCTTATTGATAATAAAGTCCTAAAAGCTACCGATAAAAGGGAAACCATTCATTTGGCAGCTTTGGTTTTAGAGGGTTTTCTCTCCATCAAACAAAGCCTTTACAGGCGTGGTTACTTAAAAAATATATATGGCAATATAGTTCCTTTGACGGTACTGAACGAAATAGCAAAAGAACTTAAAAATATACAAGATGAAAGGGATATCATTCCCATTTCGTCAATGAATAATTTATTGTCCAACGAGATAAGAAACCAACCCGTTCCATTTATTTATGAGAGGATGGGGGAGAAATACCGCCATTTCTTTATAGATGAGTTCCAAGACACCTCCAAGATGCAATGGGACAATCTTGTTCCCTTAATATCAAATGCCCTGGAAAGTGAAAACGACAAAAAAGAGCAAGGGTCGTTATTTTTGGTAGGGGATGTAAAACAGGCCATATACCGGTGGCGCGGTGGCAGGGCCGAGCAATTTCTAAATCTTCTTACCAATAAATCATACCCTTTTGTTGTGAAACCGGAAATCAGGACATTGGACAAAAATTGGAGAAGTCATGATGAAATCGTCAATTTCAACAATGAGTTTTTTACCCTGATAGCTCCTATTTTAAAAAGAGATGCGTACACAAAGCTTTTCTTGGAAGATTGTAATCAAAAAACAAACAACAAACCGGGAGGTTATGTACAATTATCTTTTCTAGAAAAGAATCTGGAAAATAAGGAAGAAGTTTATTGTAATGAGGTTTTAAAAGCAATTGGCAAGGTTACTTCCAAAAACCATCCCTATGCCGACATTTGTGTTTTGGTAAGGGACAACAAAAAAGGCATGTTGCTCGCCGATTTTCTTTCGGGCAACAATATTCCTATTATTTCTTCGGATGCCTTGTTATTGGCAAACAATGAAAAAATTATTTTTTTGATTTCCTTATTGAAGGTAATTGAAAACGAAAATGACAAAGAGGCGGCATATCAAGTTCTAAATTATTTGGCGGCAATTGACCATGAAACGCACGAATTTATTTCGACCAACATAGCTAGACTCGAAAAGCTTTTTTCCGAAAACTACGGATTCAACATCCAAAATCTAAGAAGTGTATCTGTTTTCAATATTTTAGAGAGCGCCATAATTCAATTTGATCTTTCTGAAGATACATCGGCATACCTTGCTTTTTTAATGGACGAGGTCTTGGTCGTTGAAAGAAGGGACGGCCCGGACATTCATTCTTTCCTAAAATATTGGGAGCAAAAAAAAGAATCACTTTCCATAGCTGCTCCGGACGGTATCAATGCCGTTAAAATCATGACGGTTCACAAAGCAAAAGGGCTAGAATTTCCAATCGTGATTTTCCCCTTTGCAAATTCCATAATAGATGATAAAAGGAAAAAAAAGAAATCTTGGGTCGCTGCAACTGAAGCAGAGAAAAATTTAGGCCTGGATGAGTTTCTTTTAAATGTAAACCGAGAGCTATTGGATTATAATGAGCTTACTGCACAAGCTTATATCGATGAATCAAAAAAAACCGAGTTGGATAGCATCAATGTTCTGTATGTGGCATTGACAAGAGCTGAAAAATGGCTTTTCATTATATCTGAAGAAGGTACGGACATTCCTTCCATCAATAATGCGTTGTCCTATTCAGATCTATTCCGTTACTATCTGCATGAATCTGGACAAAGACCAAATAATGAAGGGGCATTCGCTTTCGGAGCGCTATCCTCAAATACGGATGATGACGTTCAGTCAGCGGAAATTCAAAACCATATCAACTATATAACTAGAGGAAAAGAAGATGTCGGCTTTGCCATTTCTACAAAATCCAGTCAATTATGGGATGATGAAAAAGGTGATGCTATTGAAATGGGCAACTTGATACATTTGGCCCTTAGTCATATCAAAACGGTGGATGACGTTCGCAATGTAATGGAAGACCTGAAGCTTTCAGGGGATATTCCTGTAGATTTTGCAACCCATATAGAACAAAAAATTTTTGATGTAATAAACCATCCCGAGTTGTGCGAATATTTTTCCAGTGATTATGAGATACGCAATGAGCAGGAAATACTTACTACAGGTGGTGAATCCTTACGTCCAGACCGGATTGCAATTAAGGGAACCCAAGTGACCGTTATCGATTATAAAACCGGAAGACCATCGCCGTCGCACAAACATCAAATAGCCCGTTATGCCCAAATATTAAAAGAGATGGATTTTGAAATTAAATATACTATTATTGTATACATTGATCAAAAGATTAACCCTATTTTCCCCTAA
- the kbl gene encoding glycine C-acetyltransferase, with the protein MYGKIKEHLSNELDNIRESGLFKKERIITSPQDAVIKISTGQEVINFCANNYLGLSSHPEVVQAAKDALDSHGFGMSSVRFICGTQDIHKELEQRIADFYGTEDTILYAAAFDANGGVFEPLLTAEDAIISDSLNHASIIDGVRLCKAKRYRYANNDMEDLENQLKQSQKDNARFKIIVTDGVFSMDGLLAPLDHICDLADKYDAMVMIDECHSAGFIGKTGRGTLEEKGVMNRIDIITGTLGKALGGAMGGYTTGKKEIIEMLRQRSRPYLFSNSLAPAIVGASNKVFEMLDKDTSLRDKLQNNTEYFKKGMKEAGFDIIDGDSAIVPVMLYDAKLSQKMADMLLDEGIYVIGFFYPVVPKDKARIRVQLSAAHEKHHLDLAIKAFIKVGKTLKIV; encoded by the coding sequence ATGTACGGAAAAATAAAAGAGCACCTTAGCAATGAATTGGATAACATAAGAGAATCAGGGCTTTTTAAAAAAGAACGTATTATCACTTCACCGCAAGATGCGGTCATTAAAATATCCACAGGGCAAGAAGTTATCAACTTTTGTGCAAATAATTATTTGGGGCTTTCTTCCCATCCAGAAGTTGTACAAGCAGCAAAAGATGCTTTGGATTCCCATGGTTTTGGAATGTCATCTGTCAGGTTCATTTGTGGCACACAAGACATCCATAAAGAATTGGAACAAAGAATCGCAGATTTTTACGGAACGGAGGATACCATATTGTATGCCGCCGCCTTTGATGCCAATGGAGGGGTTTTTGAACCACTTTTAACCGCTGAAGATGCCATAATATCAGACTCATTAAATCATGCATCCATTATTGACGGTGTTCGCTTGTGCAAAGCGAAGCGATATAGGTATGCCAACAATGATATGGAAGATTTGGAAAATCAACTGAAGCAAAGCCAAAAAGATAATGCCAGATTTAAAATTATCGTCACAGATGGTGTTTTTTCCATGGATGGTCTTTTGGCACCTTTGGATCATATCTGTGATTTGGCGGACAAGTATGATGCAATGGTAATGATAGACGAATGTCACTCTGCCGGTTTTATAGGAAAAACAGGAAGGGGCACTTTAGAGGAAAAAGGGGTTATGAATCGTATCGACATTATTACGGGCACGTTGGGGAAAGCACTTGGCGGCGCCATGGGGGGTTACACCACGGGTAAAAAAGAAATAATTGAAATGCTGCGCCAAAGATCTCGACCTTATTTGTTCTCCAATTCATTGGCACCAGCAATTGTTGGAGCATCCAATAAAGTATTTGAGATGCTGGATAAGGATACTTCGCTCAGGGACAAACTTCAAAACAACACCGAATATTTTAAAAAAGGGATGAAAGAAGCTGGTTTCGATATTATTGATGGAGATTCTGCAATAGTTCCCGTAATGCTTTATGATGCAAAGCTTTCACAGAAGATGGCAGATATGCTTCTGGATGAAGGTATTTATGTTATCGGGTTCTTCTATCCGGTAGTTCCAAAAGACAAAGCAAGGATACGCGTTCAGTTGTCCGCAGCCCATGAAAAGCACCATTTAGACCTTGCAATAAAAGCATTTATTAAGGTTGGAAAGACATTGAAAATCGTTTAA
- a CDS encoding OmpA family protein: MKHLSKLLVVALVFIGANNIQAQDENNPWQISFGVNAIDVYPTNDENNPFSSTTLFDEYFNASDHWNILPSVSFVSVSKYVGNGFSVGARGSLNRIEKLGDQPVDDLSHYAIDGTIKYNFLKNTTIDPFVEIGGGYTWVDEIGAGTANGGIGVNFWFSENIGLTLQTQYKHAFEDYLVKHFQHMAGLSIKFGGTDTDGDGIYDKDDACPEVAGLEAFNGCPDSDGDGIEDSKDSCPNEAGSKEMNGCPDADGDGVADKDDACPNEAGLEALAGCPDADGDGVADKDDDCPNEAGPAENKGCPWPDKDGDSVLDKDDQCPDVPGTVANNGCPEVTAEVQKQLNDYARTILFDTGKSTIKAESTSVMVDIIQILNEYPTAKFTVEGHTDSVGSDKLNQNLSESRALSVKEFLVEKGIEEFRLSAIGYGEEKPIATNNTRAGRAQNRRVEINLVK, encoded by the coding sequence ATGAAACATCTTAGCAAATTATTAGTTGTTGCCCTAGTATTTATAGGAGCCAACAACATACAAGCGCAAGACGAGAATAATCCATGGCAGATTAGTTTTGGAGTTAACGCGATTGACGTTTACCCAACTAATGACGAGAACAATCCTTTTTCAAGCACAACATTGTTTGATGAGTATTTCAACGCATCTGATCACTGGAACATCTTGCCTTCTGTTTCTTTTGTATCTGTTTCCAAGTACGTTGGGAATGGTTTTTCAGTTGGTGCAAGAGGTTCTTTGAACAGAATCGAGAAATTGGGAGATCAGCCAGTTGACGATCTTTCTCACTATGCTATAGATGGTACCATTAAATACAATTTCCTTAAGAATACCACAATTGACCCATTCGTTGAAATCGGTGGTGGTTATACTTGGGTTGATGAAATTGGTGCTGGAACTGCAAATGGTGGTATTGGTGTTAATTTTTGGTTTTCAGAAAATATTGGTCTGACCTTACAAACACAATATAAGCATGCTTTTGAAGATTACTTAGTTAAGCATTTCCAACACATGGCAGGTCTTAGCATCAAATTTGGTGGAACTGATACTGACGGTGATGGAATATATGATAAAGACGATGCTTGTCCAGAAGTTGCTGGTCTAGAAGCATTCAACGGTTGTCCAGATTCTGATGGCGATGGCATTGAAGATAGTAAAGATAGCTGTCCTAACGAAGCTGGTTCTAAAGAAATGAACGGTTGTCCAGATGCTGACGGTGACGGTGTTGCCGATAAGGATGATGCTTGTCCTAATGAAGCTGGTCTAGAAGCTTTAGCTGGTTGTCCAGATGCTGACGGTGACGGTGTTGCCGATAAGGATGATGATTGTCCTAACGAAGCTGGTCCTGCTGAAAACAAAGGATGTCCATGGCCTGATAAAGATGGAGATAGCGTATTGGATAAAGACGATCAATGTCCAGATGTACCTGGTACTGTTGCTAACAATGGTTGTCCAGAAGTAACTGCCGAAGTTCAGAAACAATTGAACGACTACGCAAGAACTATCTTGTTCGATACTGGTAAATCTACCATAAAAGCTGAGTCTACGTCTGTAATGGTGGATATCATCCAAATCTTGAACGAGTATCCAACTGCTAAGTTTACAGTTGAAGGACACACTGATAGTGTTGGTAGTGATAAATTGAACCAAAACCTTTCTGAGTCAAGAGCTCTTTCTGTAAAAGAATTCTTGGTAGAAAAAGGAATTGAGGAATTCAGATTGTCCGCTATAGGTTATGGAGAAGAGAAACCTATTGCTACTAATAATACTAGAGCTGGTAGAGCTCAAAACAGAAGAGTTGAAATCAACTTGGTAAAATAA
- a CDS encoding PD-(D/E)XK nuclease family protein: MQQKFLEYVLEDLQRKKVALDTCTFVLPSKRSGIFLKQYISSILSKNIFSPKILSIEDFVLQIAELKQISNIELLLEFYKVYKSSKIKAHDDFYTFLKWGQTLLQDFNEIDRFLIPPKDILNYLSAIKELNHWSLKKEKTELIQNYLNQWNNLESLYDSLTKSLLAQKKGYQGLIYREAAKNVINNYDKNEHHTIVFVGFNALNTAESNIIQYFLLENNSYIYWDIDSYFLDDKIHDASLFIRNYKRDWPYYKSNSLKGIHNTYISNKNISITGVPKNVSQAKYVGELLRKIHSKSTIGLKDTALVLSDETLLNPILNAIPSEIKETNITMGIPLAQTILYSFFLTFLELNEARTEKGWFYKDVLKFLSNPHTLILLTSEQKNFAEIISRDIKRNNLLYFRPQSGVANLELNRILNYIFPLKKVSPQFWISNCLSLIEALKEIYQKENKTLELEHLYRFYKLFNQLDKHVKDTGFIKDLKSIKSFFKQLAAIETLDFIGEPLSGLQIMGMLESRNLDFETIIITSVNEGILPSGKSNNSFIPFDVKREYGLPTYKEKDAIYTYHFYRLIQRAKNVYITYNTEPDVLEGGERSRLINQLLTDENINQYTSHNIASPTVYISQPTTPEIKKSPSLFKAIKTFAENGFSPTALTNYIRNPLEFYKKNILKINDIDQVEETIAANTFGTIVHDSLEELYKPFIGKILVTEAMVSMKLGISATVKKKFEQNLSGADVSKGKFLLVYRVIVKYIERFVDMEIEQIQEQDVKILGLEEKYSVMLNFPELEFPIKLKGTLDRIDEVNGTLRIIDYKTGKVEPKNVKVVDWEELITDYDKSKAFQLLCYAYLYSKENNAQVLQAGIYSFKNLGQGFQPFINNDITITPDILDTFEKHLKKLILEICDLKIPFVEKKV; encoded by the coding sequence ATGCAGCAAAAATTTCTTGAATATGTATTGGAGGATCTACAAAGGAAAAAAGTAGCATTGGATACATGCACTTTCGTGCTGCCAAGTAAACGTTCTGGAATTTTTTTAAAACAATATATTTCTTCTATTCTATCTAAAAATATCTTCAGTCCTAAGATTTTATCCATTGAAGATTTTGTTCTACAGATAGCCGAATTAAAGCAAATTTCCAATATTGAATTGTTATTGGAGTTTTATAAAGTTTATAAATCGTCAAAAATAAAAGCTCACGATGATTTTTATACATTTCTGAAATGGGGCCAAACATTATTACAAGATTTTAATGAAATAGACAGGTTTCTTATACCACCCAAGGATATACTAAATTATTTATCTGCAATAAAAGAGTTGAACCATTGGTCTTTGAAAAAAGAGAAGACCGAATTGATACAAAATTATCTGAACCAATGGAACAATCTTGAATCACTATACGACTCACTGACAAAATCGCTATTGGCTCAAAAAAAAGGGTATCAAGGTCTTATTTACAGGGAAGCGGCTAAAAATGTGATTAATAATTATGATAAAAACGAACATCATACTATTGTTTTTGTTGGCTTCAATGCACTAAATACTGCTGAATCCAATATTATCCAATATTTTCTTTTAGAGAATAATAGCTATATCTATTGGGATATCGATTCGTACTTTCTTGATGATAAAATTCATGATGCAAGTCTTTTCATCAGAAACTACAAAAGAGATTGGCCTTACTACAAATCAAATTCCCTTAAAGGAATTCATAATACATATATATCCAATAAGAATATTTCAATAACAGGCGTTCCAAAGAATGTTTCCCAAGCTAAATATGTAGGGGAGTTATTACGGAAAATCCATTCTAAATCAACCATAGGTCTAAAAGACACTGCACTTGTCCTTTCGGACGAAACTCTTTTAAATCCTATATTAAATGCAATTCCTTCAGAAATAAAGGAAACCAATATTACTATGGGAATTCCACTTGCACAAACAATTTTGTATTCGTTTTTCTTGACTTTTCTAGAACTGAACGAAGCCAGAACAGAAAAAGGGTGGTTTTACAAAGATGTACTCAAGTTTCTTTCCAACCCACATACATTAATCTTATTAACTTCAGAACAAAAGAATTTTGCCGAAATCATATCAAGGGACATCAAACGGAACAACCTACTCTATTTTCGCCCCCAGAGCGGTGTTGCAAATTTAGAACTGAACAGGATTCTCAATTATATATTCCCTCTAAAAAAAGTTTCTCCCCAGTTTTGGATAAGTAACTGTTTATCTTTAATAGAAGCTCTAAAAGAAATATATCAGAAAGAAAACAAAACTTTGGAGCTTGAACATCTATATAGATTTTACAAACTATTTAACCAACTGGACAAACATGTAAAAGATACCGGGTTTATAAAAGACCTTAAATCCATAAAGAGCTTTTTTAAGCAATTAGCCGCTATAGAGACTTTGGATTTTATTGGTGAACCACTTTCCGGACTACAGATTATGGGGATGTTGGAAAGTAGAAATCTGGATTTTGAAACAATTATAATCACATCTGTCAATGAAGGTATTCTTCCATCTGGCAAATCAAACAATTCATTCATTCCTTTTGATGTAAAACGAGAATATGGCCTCCCTACTTACAAAGAAAAAGATGCCATATACACGTATCATTTTTATAGATTGATTCAACGTGCCAAAAATGTTTATATCACTTATAATACAGAGCCAGATGTTCTTGAGGGCGGTGAACGAAGTAGATTGATAAATCAACTGCTGACGGATGAAAACATCAACCAATATACCTCACATAACATTGCTTCTCCAACGGTTTATATTTCCCAACCAACTACACCTGAAATTAAAAAAAGCCCTTCACTTTTTAAAGCAATCAAAACTTTTGCGGAAAATGGCTTTTCTCCAACAGCACTAACCAATTACATTAGAAACCCCCTTGAATTTTATAAAAAGAACATTTTAAAAATAAACGATATTGACCAGGTAGAAGAGACGATTGCAGCCAATACTTTTGGTACAATAGTTCATGACAGTCTTGAGGAACTATATAAGCCGTTTATTGGAAAAATCCTTGTTACGGAAGCAATGGTTTCTATGAAATTGGGGATTTCAGCAACAGTCAAAAAAAAATTTGAACAAAACTTGTCAGGAGCAGATGTTTCCAAGGGGAAGTTCCTTTTGGTCTATAGGGTCATAGTGAAATATATAGAGCGCTTTGTTGATATGGAAATAGAGCAAATACAAGAGCAAGATGTAAAGATTTTGGGGCTAGAAGAAAAATATTCAGTCATGCTTAATTTTCCCGAACTGGAATTTCCTATTAAGCTCAAAGGAACGTTGGATAGGATAGACGAAGTTAATGGGACCTTGCGAATAATAGATTATAAGACAGGAAAGGTTGAACCAAAAAATGTAAAAGTAGTTGATTGGGAGGAATTGATTACTGATTATGACAAGAGCAAAGCATTTCAACTGCTTTGCTATGCGTATTTATATTCTAAAGAAAATAATGCACAAGTTTTACAAGCTGGCATCTATTCCTTCAAAAATTTAGGGCAAGGGTTTCAACCTTTCATCAATAATGATATTACCATAACACCCGATATTTTGGATACTTTTGAAAAACACCTCAAAAAATTGATATTGGAAATCTGTGACTTAAAAATCCCTTTTGTGGAGAAAAAAGTTTGA